The Deltaproteobacteria bacterium genome includes a window with the following:
- a CDS encoding STAS-like domain-containing protein, giving the protein MKIKIKKFGDMLVSRPAGHDAFLVIKSYLKPSSKSEIIELDFAGVKVMTPSWLGEVLQGLNQEFGDRVHCLPSNNPTVIESLKVLED; this is encoded by the coding sequence ATGAAGATCAAAATTAAAAAATTTGGAGACATGCTTGTTTCAAGGCCTGCGGGGCACGATGCTTTTTTGGTCATCAAATCTTATTTAAAGCCTTCCTCAAAATCGGAAATTATTGAGCTTGATTTTGCAGGGGTTAAAGTGATGACTCCTTCTTGGTTGGGCGAGGTGTTGCAGGGGCTTAACCAGGAATTCGGCGATCGTGTTCATTGCCTTCCTTCCAATAATCCAACGGTGATTGAATCTTTAAAGGTTCTAGAAGACTAA